A region of Aquarana catesbeiana isolate 2022-GZ linkage group LG08, ASM4218655v1, whole genome shotgun sequence DNA encodes the following proteins:
- the PGAM1 gene encoding phosphoglycerate mutase 1, protein MAAYKIVLIRHGESTWNQENRFCGWFDADLSETGVQEAQRGGQALRDAGYQFDICYTSVLKRAIRTLWLAMDATDQMWTPVVRTWRLNERHYGGLTGLNKAETAAKHGEAQVKIWRRSFDTPPPTMDPDHDYYTTITKDRRYSDLTEDQLPSCESLKDTIARALPFWNDEIVPKIKEGKRVLIVAHGNSLRGIVKHLENMSEEQIMELNLPTGIPIVYELDKNLKPIKPMQFLGDEETVRKAMEAVAAQGKAK, encoded by the exons atgGCAGCCTATAAGATCGTCCTGATCCGCCATGGGGAGAGCACCTGGAACCAGGAGAACCGCTTCTGTGGCTGGTTCGATGCCGACCTCAGCGAGACCGGGGTGCAGGAGGCCCAGAGGGGGGGCCAGGCCCTGAGAG aTGCCGGCTACCAGTTTGACATCTGCTACACGTCTGTCTTGAAGAGGGCGATCCGCACCTTATGGCTGGCCATGGACGCCACTGACCAGATGTGGACGCCGGTCGTCAGGACCTGGAGGCTGAACGAGAGGCACTACGGCGGGCTGACCGGCCTGAACAAGGCGGAGACGGCCGCTAAACACGGAGAGGCGCAGGTGAAGATCTGGAGGCGATCCTTCGACACCCCACCCCCGACCATGGACCCGGATCACGATTATTACACCACCATCACCAAG GATCGCCGTTACAGCGACCTGACAGAAGACCAGCTCCCCAGCTGTGAAAGTCTGAAGGACACCATTGCCCGAGCCCTGCCGTTCTGGAATGATGAAATTGTTCCAAAGATCAAAGAAGGGAAGAGGGTCCTCATCGTCGCCCATGGCAACAGCCTTAGAGGGATCGTTAAGCACCTGGAAA ATATGTCCGAAGAACAGATCATGGAGCTGAACCTTCCCACCGGGATCCCCATCGTGTACGAGCTCGACAAGAACCTGAAACCCATCAAGCCAATGCAGTTTTTGGGAGATGAGGAGACCGTGCGTAAAGCCATGGAGGCCGTAGCGGCCCAAGGAAAAGCCAAGTAA